One Deinococcus grandis DNA window includes the following coding sequences:
- the trpC gene encoding indole-3-glycerol phosphate synthase TrpC — protein MSARDDTALVTLHFDRVPGVLGRIVHERAADYAAAEPALGATRARTHRFETALRQPGLSLIAEVKRASPSQGAIAPLDPLDAARAYEAGGARAISVLTEPRHFDGTAQALRDVAGGVAVPALRKDFVVHPAMLREAAEWGASAALLMVSVLHEATAEYLHMAHHLGLDALVEVHDERELDIALEAGAPIIGVNNRDLTTLHIDLAVSPRLIRRARDAGFGGVLVAESGYRTPQDLASVRDLADAVLVGSSLAGSGDLTRAARDLMRA, from the coding sequence ATGTCAGCCCGTGACGACACCGCCCTCGTGACGCTCCACTTCGACCGTGTGCCCGGCGTGCTGGGCCGCATCGTGCACGAACGCGCCGCCGACTACGCGGCCGCCGAGCCGGCCCTGGGCGCGACTCGCGCCCGCACCCACCGCTTCGAGACGGCCCTGCGTCAGCCGGGTCTGTCCCTGATCGCGGAGGTCAAGCGCGCCAGCCCCAGCCAGGGCGCCATCGCGCCGCTGGACCCGCTGGACGCCGCGCGGGCCTACGAGGCTGGAGGCGCGCGCGCGATCAGCGTCCTGACCGAACCCCGTCACTTCGACGGAACCGCGCAGGCCCTGCGGGACGTGGCGGGCGGCGTCGCGGTCCCCGCGCTGCGCAAGGACTTCGTGGTGCATCCCGCCATGCTGCGCGAGGCCGCCGAGTGGGGCGCGTCGGCGGCACTGCTGATGGTCAGCGTGCTGCACGAGGCCACAGCCGAGTACCTGCACATGGCGCACCACCTGGGCCTGGACGCCCTGGTGGAGGTGCACGACGAGCGTGAACTGGACATCGCGCTGGAGGCCGGTGCGCCGATCATCGGCGTGAACAACCGGGACCTGACCACCCTGCACATCGACCTGGCGGTCAGTCCGCGCCTGATCCGCCGCGCGCGCGACGCGGGGTTCGGGGGCGTGCTCGTCGCCGAGAGCGGCTACCGCACCCCGCAGGACCTCGCCAGCGTGCGGGATCTGGCCGATGCCGTGCTGGTGGGCAGCAGTCTGGCGGGCAGCGGCGACCTGACCCGCGCCGCCCGCGACCTGATGCGCGCGTGA
- a CDS encoding MBL fold metallo-hydrolase: MNRRGRTATLLRVPLLGGGEGTALLDAGPDTHAALARLPGPLVPDVVLVTHAHNDHILGLGDLLDYVRYAGGKLRIYAPPEVVPTLADRFPYAFRGGSPVQPIPGAGVTVGDLTLRLFRVPHGANGESHAIRLDAPDWRAAVITDAIDVPTATAQAWLSDLDLLALGTSFEDEGDAPHSGRSVYDVREALALPWARSARQVILTHLSHGVDARRTHLLPPGWAFAHDGLQVPLAGPARV, from the coding sequence GTGAACCGCAGGGGCCGCACCGCCACGCTGCTGCGCGTGCCCCTGCTCGGCGGTGGCGAGGGCACCGCGCTTCTCGACGCCGGCCCGGACACCCACGCCGCGCTGGCCCGCCTGCCCGGGCCGCTGGTGCCGGACGTGGTGCTGGTCACGCACGCGCACAACGACCACATCCTGGGCCTGGGCGACCTGCTCGACTACGTGCGGTACGCCGGTGGGAAGCTGCGGATCTACGCCCCGCCGGAGGTCGTCCCGACCCTGGCCGACCGCTTCCCGTACGCCTTCCGGGGCGGGTCCCCGGTGCAGCCCATCCCCGGGGCGGGCGTGACCGTGGGGGACTTGACCCTGCGCCTCTTCCGCGTGCCGCACGGCGCGAACGGCGAGAGCCACGCCATCCGCCTCGACGCCCCGGACTGGCGGGCCGCCGTGATCACCGACGCCATCGACGTGCCCACGGCGACCGCGCAGGCGTGGCTGAGTGATCTGGACCTCCTCGCGCTGGGCACCTCCTTCGAGGACGAGGGCGACGCCCCGCACAGCGGCCGCAGCGTGTACGACGTCCGCGAGGCGCTGGCCCTCCCCTGGGCGCGCTCGGCGCGGCAGGTGATCCTCACGCACCTGTCGCACGGCGTGGACGCGCGCCGCACCCACCTGCTGCCGCCGGGCTGGGCGTTCGCGCACGACGGCCTTCAGGTGCCCCTCGCGGGCCCCGCGCGAGTGTGA
- a CDS encoding TVP38/TMEM64 family protein, translating into MTAARQPPRSLRWLILGAALALLIGVGLLPDVRAFLSTAFAALTSRDPAVTRAFVDGLGWAGPLALIAGFVLQAVLPVLPALVLTAVTARAYGPFEGFLIVYLGTLLGAAAGYWLGRALGNALIRTLVGERTRLKVHEFTERHGTQGVLMIRLMPILSADVMNLVAGAARMRFRPFMLATAAGALPVTALVVWLSESGERLLWGMVILSAVVAGVAAGRALIRRRRAARGLG; encoded by the coding sequence ATGACCGCCGCCCGCCAACCCCCCCGTTCCCTGCGCTGGCTGATCCTGGGCGCCGCCCTGGCCCTGCTGATCGGGGTGGGCCTGCTGCCGGACGTGCGGGCGTTCCTGAGCACGGCGTTCGCGGCCCTGACCAGCCGCGACCCGGCCGTCACCCGCGCGTTCGTGGACGGGCTGGGCTGGGCGGGCCCGCTGGCGCTGATCGCCGGGTTCGTCCTGCAGGCGGTCCTGCCGGTGCTGCCCGCGCTCGTGCTGACCGCCGTGACCGCCCGCGCCTACGGCCCCTTCGAGGGATTCCTCATCGTGTACCTGGGCACCCTGCTGGGCGCCGCCGCCGGGTACTGGCTGGGCCGCGCGCTCGGCAACGCGCTGATCCGCACGCTGGTCGGCGAACGCACCCGCCTGAAAGTCCACGAGTTCACCGAACGGCACGGCACGCAGGGCGTCCTGATGATCCGCCTCATGCCGATCCTGTCCGCCGACGTGATGAACCTCGTGGCGGGCGCGGCCCGCATGAGGTTCCGGCCGTTCATGCTCGCCACCGCCGCCGGGGCGCTGCCCGTCACGGCGCTCGTGGTGTGGCTCTCCGAGAGCGGCGAGCGGCTGCTGTGGGGCATGGTGATCCTCTCGGCGGTCGTGGCGGGCGTCGCGGCTGGACGCGCCCTGATCCGGCGCAGACGCGCGGCGCGCGGACTCGGGTAA
- the purM gene encoding phosphoribosylformylglycinamidine cyclo-ligase produces MTKQDQGAQASAYERAGVSIDAGHRAVELMKGAVARTHTPNVLGGLGGFGGLFRAAFGHMDDPVLVASTDGVGTKTKVAVRSGTFSGLGGDIVNHCVNDILVQGARPLFFLDYVAMGKLLPERVAEVVTGAAQACEALGVALLGGETAEMPGVYVDGELDIVGTIVGVVDRPKLINGSRIQAGDTVIALPSSGLHTNGFSLARMALDDLDWQEARDDLHGQTLAQVLPVPHRAYLHAFDALERAGIDIRGMAHITGGGLIDNPPRVFPQGIGMQIDTASWPVPPVFELIVQRAQVARHEAFRALNMGVGFLFILPAAQAQAALDALKTAGEQPWVIGQMVEGQGVTFTGAV; encoded by the coding sequence ATGACCAAGCAAGACCAGGGCGCCCAGGCGTCGGCATACGAACGGGCGGGCGTCAGCATCGACGCGGGACACCGCGCGGTGGAACTCATGAAAGGCGCCGTGGCGCGCACCCACACCCCCAACGTCCTGGGCGGCCTGGGCGGTTTCGGCGGCCTGTTCCGCGCCGCGTTCGGGCACATGGACGACCCGGTGCTCGTCGCCAGCACCGACGGCGTGGGCACCAAGACGAAGGTCGCGGTGCGCAGCGGCACCTTCAGCGGGCTGGGCGGCGACATCGTCAACCACTGCGTGAACGACATCCTGGTGCAGGGCGCCCGCCCACTGTTCTTCCTGGATTACGTCGCCATGGGCAAACTGCTGCCCGAACGCGTCGCCGAGGTCGTCACCGGCGCCGCCCAGGCCTGCGAGGCGCTGGGTGTGGCCCTGCTGGGCGGCGAGACCGCCGAGATGCCCGGCGTGTACGTGGACGGCGAACTGGACATCGTGGGCACCATCGTGGGCGTCGTGGACCGCCCGAAACTGATCAACGGCAGCCGCATCCAGGCCGGGGACACCGTCATCGCGCTGCCCAGCAGCGGCCTGCACACCAACGGCTTCTCGCTGGCCCGCATGGCCCTGGACGACCTCGACTGGCAGGAGGCGCGTGACGACCTGCACGGGCAGACCCTCGCGCAGGTCCTGCCGGTCCCGCACCGCGCGTACCTGCACGCCTTCGACGCCCTGGAACGCGCCGGGATCGACATCCGCGGTATGGCGCACATCACCGGCGGCGGCCTGATCGACAACCCGCCCCGCGTGTTCCCCCAGGGTATCGGCATGCAGATCGACACCGCCAGCTGGCCCGTCCCGCCCGTCTTCGAACTGATCGTGCAGCGCGCCCAGGTCGCCCGCCACGAGGCGTTCCGCGCGCTGAACATGGGCGTGGGCTTCCTGTTCATTCTCCCCGCCGCACAGGCACAGGCCGCGCTGGACGCCCTGAAGACGGCCGGGGAGCAGCCCTGGGTCATCGGGCAGATGGTGGAAGGTCAGGGCGTCACGTTCACGGGAGCCGTTTGA
- a CDS encoding histidine phosphatase family protein, with product MTKRLAPTGFAAPDRATATEFWVVRHGESTWNADGRYQGQADVPLSHIGVLQAASLAERLTGQHFDAVYTSDLARAARTAEIVAERLTGAPPAQRDPGLREIDVGELSGLVISEIRERYPDYLGALSTEPWSTRRPGGESMEDLYARSGAAFGALRERHPGQRVLVFTHGGVVRVAVGLALGGVPANAWARLSVANTSITRVLLGEGSGMLLGFNDDAHLENLLEATEADDVLGQAP from the coding sequence TTGACGAAGCGACTCGCCCCCACCGGCTTCGCCGCGCCCGACCGCGCCACCGCCACCGAATTCTGGGTGGTCCGGCACGGCGAGAGCACCTGGAACGCCGACGGCCGCTACCAGGGCCAGGCCGACGTGCCCCTCAGCCACATCGGCGTCCTCCAGGCGGCCAGCCTCGCCGAACGCCTGACCGGGCAGCACTTCGACGCGGTGTACACCAGCGACCTCGCGCGCGCCGCCCGCACCGCCGAGATCGTCGCCGAACGCCTCACCGGCGCGCCCCCCGCGCAGCGCGACCCGGGCCTGCGCGAGATCGACGTCGGCGAACTGTCCGGGCTGGTCATCAGCGAGATCCGCGAACGCTACCCCGACTACCTGGGCGCCCTGAGCACCGAACCCTGGAGCACCCGCCGCCCCGGCGGGGAGAGCATGGAGGACCTGTACGCCCGCAGCGGCGCGGCCTTCGGCGCCCTGCGCGAGCGCCACCCGGGACAGCGCGTGCTGGTGTTCACGCACGGCGGCGTCGTGCGCGTCGCTGTCGGCCTCGCGCTGGGCGGCGTGCCCGCCAACGCCTGGGCGCGCCTGAGCGTCGCCAATACCAGCATCACCCGCGTCCTGCTGGGCGAGGGCAGCGGCATGCTGCTGGGCTTCAACGACGACGCGCACCTCGAAAACCTGCTGGAGGCCACCGAGGCCGACGACGTACTGGGACAGGCGCCGTAA
- a CDS encoding nitronate monooxygenase: MTDQPTATDQPETRPHVPELPRVIQGGMGIAVSDWRLARTVCLHGGLGVVSGTGIDTVLLRRLQDGDPGGEVRRALAVFPNPALAQACLERYFRPEGRAPGEAYARLPMPTAERYRDAWEMTLLGAFVEVTLAREGHDRPVGLNLLTKLQLHTLPALYGAMLAGVGTVIMGAGIPRDIPGILDSFAAGRPASLRVDVRGGEGLTLTLDPADFDLRPDPLVRPAFYPIVSSHVLAGVLARKASGPVQGFIVEGPTAGGHNAPPRGPLTLDDRGQPVYGERDEVDLPAMRALGLPFWLAGGCGTPGALRDALAAGAAGIQVGTLFAFAQESGLRADLKADVLTRAQAGSLDVFTDPLASPTGFPFKVVTLPGTLSQPEVYAARERVCDLGYLREAYRTDSGRVGWRCPAEPVAAYESKGGAAADTPGRKCLCNALMADAGYAQVQRGGRTEPGLLTSGDGLGALRDWTPGYGAADVLRVLHG; the protein is encoded by the coding sequence ATGACCGACCAGCCGACCGCCACCGACCAGCCTGAAACCCGCCCCCATGTTCCCGAACTGCCGCGCGTCATTCAGGGCGGCATGGGCATCGCCGTGTCCGACTGGCGGCTGGCCCGCACGGTCTGCCTGCACGGCGGGCTGGGGGTGGTGTCCGGCACCGGGATCGACACGGTGCTGCTGCGCCGCCTGCAGGACGGTGACCCGGGGGGCGAGGTGCGCCGCGCACTGGCAGTCTTCCCGAACCCGGCGCTGGCACAGGCCTGCCTGGAGCGGTACTTCCGCCCGGAGGGCCGCGCGCCCGGCGAGGCGTACGCCCGCCTGCCCATGCCCACCGCCGAGCGGTACCGCGACGCGTGGGAGATGACGCTGCTGGGCGCGTTCGTCGAGGTCACGCTGGCCCGCGAGGGCCACGACCGCCCGGTGGGCCTGAACCTCCTGACGAAGCTGCAACTGCACACGCTCCCGGCGCTGTACGGCGCGATGCTGGCCGGGGTGGGGACCGTGATCATGGGCGCCGGGATTCCCCGCGACATCCCCGGCATCCTCGACTCGTTCGCCGCCGGGCGGCCCGCCAGCCTGCGGGTGGACGTGAGGGGCGGCGAAGGGCTGACCCTGACCCTCGACCCGGCCGACTTCGACCTGCGGCCCGACCCGCTGGTCCGCCCGGCCTTCTACCCGATCGTATCCTCGCACGTCCTGGCCGGTGTGCTGGCGCGCAAGGCCAGCGGGCCGGTGCAGGGCTTCATCGTGGAGGGACCGACGGCGGGCGGGCACAACGCGCCCCCGCGCGGCCCGCTGACGCTGGACGACCGGGGGCAGCCCGTGTACGGCGAGCGCGACGAGGTGGACCTGCCCGCCATGCGCGCCCTGGGCCTCCCGTTCTGGCTGGCGGGCGGCTGCGGCACCCCGGGGGCGCTGCGGGACGCCCTGGCGGCGGGCGCGGCCGGGATTCAGGTGGGCACCCTGTTCGCCTTCGCGCAGGAATCCGGGCTGCGGGCCGACCTGAAAGCCGACGTCCTGACCCGCGCGCAGGCCGGGTCGCTGGACGTGTTCACCGATCCCCTCGCGTCGCCCACCGGCTTCCCGTTCAAGGTGGTCACGCTGCCCGGCACCCTCTCGCAGCCGGAGGTGTACGCCGCCCGCGAGCGCGTGTGCGACCTGGGCTACCTGCGCGAGGCCTACCGCACCGACTCAGGGCGGGTGGGCTGGCGCTGCCCCGCCGAACCGGTCGCGGCTTACGAATCCAAAGGTGGAGCGGCGGCCGACACGCCGGGCCGCAAGTGCCTGTGCAACGCCCTGATGGCCGACGCCGGGTACGCCCAGGTGCAGCGCGGCGGGCGCACCGAACCCGGCCTGCTGACGAGCGGGGACGGACTGGGCGCCCTGCGCGACTGGACGCCCGGCTACGGCGCGGCGGACGTGCTGCGCGTCCTGCACGGCTGA
- the meaB gene encoding methylmalonyl Co-A mutase-associated GTPase MeaB — protein MTAPSAPPPGPLLDRYRAGDLRALARAVTLAEAGLPAARPLLRAARERGARAVVLGVTGSPGSGKSTLTDALIAFLRSRGQRVAVLAVDPSSPYSGGAILGDRIRMLRHHADEGVFVRSLASRGALGGLSERTLGVLALMEGAGFDWVILETVGVGQSEVDVAAACDHTLLVLTPAGGDGVQAFKAGIMEIADVIAVNKADLPGADRTVRELMAAQGLGAHDEHTWFAPIRRTVAAKGDGIEAVVAAVEAHRTHLGEEGLQRRREARAALEVRTLVQERLLRRARELGRDLYARVARGDLDADDAADTLLRGEL, from the coding sequence GTGACCGCCCCCTCCGCCCCCCCGCCGGGGCCGCTGCTGGACCGTTACCGCGCCGGGGACCTGCGCGCCCTGGCCCGCGCCGTGACCCTGGCCGAGGCTGGGTTGCCCGCCGCGCGCCCCCTGCTGCGCGCCGCCCGCGAACGTGGCGCGCGCGCCGTCGTGCTGGGCGTGACCGGCAGTCCCGGCAGCGGCAAGAGCACCCTGACCGACGCCCTGATCGCGTTCCTGCGCTCACGGGGGCAGCGCGTCGCGGTGCTCGCCGTGGACCCCAGCAGCCCCTACAGCGGCGGCGCGATCCTCGGGGACCGCATCCGGATGCTGCGCCACCACGCCGACGAGGGGGTGTTCGTGCGCTCCCTGGCCAGCCGGGGCGCACTGGGCGGCCTGTCCGAACGCACCCTGGGCGTCCTGGCCCTGATGGAAGGCGCGGGCTTCGACTGGGTGATCCTGGAGACGGTGGGCGTCGGGCAGTCCGAGGTGGACGTCGCCGCCGCCTGCGACCACACCCTGCTGGTCCTCACGCCTGCCGGGGGGGACGGCGTGCAGGCGTTCAAGGCCGGGATCATGGAGATCGCGGACGTGATCGCCGTGAACAAGGCCGACCTGCCCGGCGCGGACCGCACCGTCCGTGAACTGATGGCCGCGCAGGGCCTCGGCGCGCACGACGAGCACACCTGGTTCGCCCCGATCCGCCGCACCGTCGCCGCGAAGGGCGACGGCATCGAGGCCGTCGTGGCGGCCGTCGAGGCGCACCGCACGCACCTGGGCGAGGAGGGCCTGCAACGCCGCCGCGAGGCGAGGGCGGCGCTGGAGGTCCGCACCCTGGTGCAGGAACGCCTGCTGCGCCGCGCCCGTGAGCTGGGCCGCGACCTGTACGCCCGCGTCGCGCGGGGTGACCTGGACGCCGACGACGCCGCCGACACGCTGCTGCGGGGGGAGCTGTGA
- a CDS encoding isoprenylcysteine carboxyl methyltransferase family protein produces MKASTVAVWLFAFLVVQRLLELRVARSNERWAREHGAQEYGQSHYPLFFVLHPTWMLLTLLEGRASRGRVNPWALALFILAQPLRYWVIRTLGRYWNTRILIVPGGQRVTGGPFRYLKHPNYAVVALEIASAPLAVGAWRTALAYTLLNAALLLGIRIPAEERALAEYRASRTDHTP; encoded by the coding sequence GTGAAGGCCAGCACCGTGGCCGTGTGGCTGTTCGCGTTCCTGGTCGTGCAGCGTCTGCTGGAACTGCGCGTCGCCCGCTCGAACGAACGCTGGGCGCGCGAACACGGCGCGCAGGAGTACGGACAGTCGCACTACCCGCTGTTCTTCGTGCTGCACCCCACCTGGATGCTCCTGACCCTGCTGGAGGGCCGCGCCAGCCGGGGTCGCGTGAACCCCTGGGCGCTGGCGCTGTTCATCCTGGCGCAGCCGCTGCGCTACTGGGTGATCCGCACGCTGGGCCGCTACTGGAACACCCGCATCCTGATCGTGCCCGGTGGGCAGCGCGTCACCGGCGGCCCGTTCAGATACCTGAAGCACCCCAACTACGCCGTCGTCGCGCTGGAGATCGCCTCGGCCCCGCTGGCGGTCGGCGCGTGGCGCACCGCGCTGGCGTACACGCTGCTGAACGCCGCGCTGCTGCTCGGCATCCGCATTCCCGCCGAGGAACGCGCGCTGGCCGAGTACCGCGCCAGCCGGACCGACCATACCCCCTGA
- a CDS encoding GNAT family N-acetyltransferase, with protein MTRSLGYFTDVALRRQEGSLVQALPDATVVRSPANPTFWWGNFLLMPAPPAPGDLPVWEAAFTRAHPRAAHRVFGVDVPGPALGGPVADEWRAAGYDVRADTVLTAPRTHAPRRLNRDARLRVLQGADWNRALALREAVNAADPHGHEPDGYRVFARRKLAAYRAAQDAGYGAVLGAFDDHGQMLSGLGIFDAGDGVARYQNVETHPDARSRGLAGTLVHHAGEWARQQFGTRTLVIVADPEYHAQRLYQSVGFTPTEVQIALERRPAE; from the coding sequence ATGACCCGGTCCCTCGGTTACTTCACGGACGTCGCGCTGCGCCGCCAGGAGGGCAGCCTCGTGCAGGCCCTCCCGGACGCCACGGTCGTCCGGTCGCCCGCGAACCCCACGTTCTGGTGGGGGAACTTCCTGCTGATGCCCGCGCCGCCCGCGCCCGGCGACCTCCCGGTGTGGGAGGCGGCATTCACGCGCGCGCACCCGCGGGCCGCGCACCGCGTGTTCGGGGTGGACGTGCCCGGTCCCGCCCTGGGCGGCCCGGTGGCCGACGAGTGGCGCGCCGCCGGGTACGACGTGCGGGCCGACACGGTCCTGACCGCCCCGCGCACGCACGCACCCCGCCGCCTGAATCGCGACGCGCGGCTGCGGGTGCTGCAGGGCGCCGACTGGAACCGCGCCCTGGCCCTGCGCGAGGCCGTGAACGCCGCCGACCCGCACGGACACGAACCGGACGGGTACCGCGTATTCGCGCGGCGCAAGCTGGCCGCGTACCGCGCCGCGCAGGACGCCGGGTACGGCGCGGTCCTGGGTGCCTTCGACGACCACGGGCAGATGCTGTCAGGCCTCGGCATCTTCGACGCGGGGGACGGCGTGGCCCGCTACCAGAACGTCGAGACGCACCCGGACGCCCGCTCGCGCGGCCTGGCCGGGACGCTGGTGCACCATGCGGGCGAGTGGGCGCGTCAGCAGTTCGGGACGCGCACGCTGGTCATCGTGGCCGACCCCGAGTACCACGCGCAGCGCCTGTACCAGAGCGTGGGATTCACACCCACGGAGGTGCAGATCGCGCTGGAAAGGCGCCCGGCAGAGTGA
- a CDS encoding bifunctional 5,10-methylenetetrahydrofolate dehydrogenase/5,10-methenyltetrahydrofolate cyclohydrolase has protein sequence MTDPLPHPLALPGKPRADQVTRQVRADLSSWDFQPHLVSVLASGDPASRVYVDSKARQAKRLGVRFTVRDLGPQATQETLHATLHALSSDPDVHGIMLELPLAAPLDADAALLHLTARKDIEGLSPANLALIAAGRESEALLPPTPRSIRFLLREALGDDLRGARVAVIGPGRTVGRPLTFMLNNRGVTVTLCNEHTRDLGGVLAAQDAVVIAVGRAGLLRADHVQPHHVVIDAGINVPADGSGVVGDAQANLPVRAQTPVPGGVGPLTSALMYQNLVRAVKLQRGEPVE, from the coding sequence ATGACTGATCCCCTCCCCCACCCCCTGGCGCTGCCGGGCAAACCCCGCGCGGACCAGGTGACCCGGCAGGTCCGCGCCGACCTGAGCAGCTGGGACTTCCAGCCTCACCTCGTGAGTGTCCTGGCGTCCGGCGACCCGGCCAGCCGCGTGTACGTGGACAGCAAGGCCCGGCAGGCCAAACGCCTGGGCGTGCGCTTCACCGTGCGCGACCTGGGCCCGCAGGCCACCCAGGAGACGCTGCACGCCACGCTGCACGCGCTGTCCAGCGACCCGGACGTGCACGGCATCATGCTGGAACTGCCGCTGGCCGCCCCCCTGGACGCCGACGCCGCGCTGCTGCACCTGACCGCCCGCAAGGACATCGAGGGCCTGAGTCCCGCGAACCTCGCGCTGATCGCCGCCGGGCGCGAGAGCGAGGCGCTGCTGCCCCCCACGCCCCGCTCGATCCGCTTCCTGCTGCGCGAGGCGCTGGGGGACGACCTGCGCGGCGCGCGCGTCGCCGTGATCGGCCCGGGGCGCACGGTGGGCCGCCCGCTGACGTTCATGCTAAACAACCGCGGCGTGACCGTCACGCTGTGCAACGAACACACCCGTGACCTGGGCGGCGTGCTGGCCGCGCAGGACGCCGTGGTGATCGCGGTGGGCCGCGCGGGCCTGCTGCGCGCCGACCATGTCCAGCCGCATCACGTCGTGATCGACGCGGGGATCAACGTCCCCGCGGACGGCAGCGGCGTGGTGGGCGACGCGCAGGCGAACCTGCCGGTCCGCGCCCAGACGCCCGTCCCCGGAGGCGTGGGCCCCCTGACGAGCGCGCTGATGTACCAGAACCTCGTGCGGGCCGTGAAGTTGCAGCGCGGCGAACCGGTCGAGTAA
- a CDS encoding TetR/AcrR family transcriptional regulator, which yields MPSENTRPARARSAEEKNQRRDDILRAAERLWTTTTYAELSMNQVAREAKLAKGTLYLYFDTKEELFLALLTEHLQAWIGRTSDLLIERQPRTPQQVTDVLLDSAEALTPLRRLLVLLGTVLERNVRPELGLEFRRELDAQLRRLVQHMPYSPPVTLRLLRHLYALAIGWQQFKESLPGLDVQTGQPREELPGEYRAEFELALRGVVEQLAAQDARANAV from the coding sequence ATGCCCTCCGAGAACACCCGCCCCGCCCGCGCACGCAGCGCCGAGGAAAAGAACCAACGCCGCGACGACATCCTGCGCGCCGCCGAGCGCCTGTGGACCACCACCACCTACGCCGAACTCAGCATGAACCAGGTCGCGCGCGAGGCCAAACTCGCCAAAGGCACCCTCTACCTGTACTTCGACACCAAGGAAGAACTGTTCCTGGCGCTCCTGACCGAACACCTCCAGGCCTGGATCGGCCGCACCAGCGACCTGCTGATCGAACGCCAGCCGCGCACCCCGCAGCAGGTCACGGACGTCCTGCTGGACTCCGCCGAGGCCCTGACGCCCCTGCGCCGCCTGCTCGTGCTGCTCGGCACGGTCCTCGAACGCAACGTCCGCCCCGAACTGGGCCTGGAATTCCGCCGTGAACTGGACGCCCAGCTGCGCCGCCTCGTGCAGCACATGCCCTACAGCCCCCCCGTCACGCTGCGTCTGCTGCGCCACCTGTACGCCCTGGCGATCGGCTGGCAGCAGTTCAAGGAGTCCCTGCCCGGCCTGGACGTCCAGACCGGCCAGCCCCGCGAGGAACTCCCGGGCGAGTACCGCGCCGAGTTCGAACTCGCCCTGCGCGGCGTCGTCGAGCAGCTGGCCGCGCAGGACGCCCGCGCGAACGCCGTCTGA